The Triticum dicoccoides isolate Atlit2015 ecotype Zavitan chromosome 6A, WEW_v2.0, whole genome shotgun sequence genome has a window encoding:
- the LOC119315958 gene encoding uncharacterized protein LOC119315958, translating into MDASGETAEKRSGPADDSVGEAAHTLSGKKRSRPADDSVGEAAHKLSSPPEHPRVTRLRHRRLIAFLWDQGFRDSYNELTNKTRAHMSMRHLGGLVQRGLWLDAVEYLDRYLPPPASPMSFRAQVLRQFLLMHHRFASAVDGIVAKAVPRNYLQLDNGRAISHADLRLRSISLSILAVDEVRANMDWETVRRKASLAVSRLAGSTPELRGCIALPATSNKLHHVCSTRLQLGAGKGLSASCMFTFENKIIFFSFTFKKSRIFS; encoded by the exons ATGGATGCCTCCGGCGAGACCGCCGAGAAGCGCTCCGGCCCGGCGGACGACTCCGTCGGCGAGGCCGCCCACACGCTTTCTGGCAAGAAGCGCTCCCGCCCGGCGGACGACTCCGTCGGCGAGGCCGCCCACAAGCTTTCCAGCCCGCCGGAGCATCCGCGCGTGACGCGGCTTCGTCATCGGCGCCTCATCGCGTTCCTCTGGGACCAAGGCTTCCGCGACTCCTACAACGA GTTGACGAACAAGACGCGCGCGCACATGAGCATGCGGCACCTGGGCGGCCTGGTCCAGCGGGGCCTGTGGCTGGACGCCGTCGAATACCTGGACAGGTACCTGCCGCCGCCCGCCAGTCCCATGAGCTTCCGCGCCCAGGTCCTCCGTCAATTCCTCCTGATGCACCACCGCTTCGCCAGCGCCGTCGACGGCATCGTTGCCAAGGCCGTGCCCAGGAACTACCTCCAACTTGACAACGGCAGGGCCATCAGCCACGCCGATCTGAGGCTCCGCTCCATCTCCTTGTCCATACTCGCCGTCGACGAAGTCAG GGCCAACATGGACTGGGAGACAGTGCGGCGCAAGGCATCGCTTGCCGTCTCCAGGTTGGCTGGTTCTACTCCAGAGCTGCGAGGCTGCATCGCGCTGCCGGCCACCAGCAACAAGCTGCACCACGTATGTTCAACGAGACTGCAATTAGGGGCGGGAAAAGGGTTGTCAGCCAGTTGTATGTTCACATTTGAAAACAAAATCATATTTTTTTCATTTACATTTAAAAAATCACGAATATTTTCTTAA
- the LOC119315959 gene encoding aluminum-activated malate transporter 6-like gives MATQPLLPPEQRTLRAALDQRGLAEPLLSSYWSDGHYDARGDGPLRRAAGAVCAAGRELWTFSRNDPRKPVYAAKVATALALITLLVFLREPSDIVSHSVWAILTVVVVFEFSIGATLSKGLNRGLGTLTAGGLALAVAESARHMGDQDIVFLIITTFAVGFATTLIKVHPKMKLYEYGLRVFLLTFCYVTVSGYNTGEFVGGTALSRFLLIVIGAAVSLAVNIGIYPIWAGEDLHHLVARNFARVAESLEGCVDGYLTCMEYQRVPSKILTYQASDDPLYSGYRAAVEAQTQEEALLGFAIWEPPHGPYKMMKYPWQSYTKVGGALRHCSFAVMALHGCILSEIQSAPENRQVFSAELHRVGDEAAKVLRELGHRVKTMTRLSSPNILSEVLHAAEELQKKIDQRSYLLVNTDRWGEREDTAASTTTCSRHEAGAGASRENEAPPPPPEQAVVINIPPMHKSESNTTVARAAGVNVPPLHKSESNTTLARAASVSIPPLHKSESSTTLARTASVSVPPLHKSESNTTLARAAGSNTTLARTTSVSIPPLHKSESTTTVARAAALGNVHKSESSTSLARFDSAASWAAMSLADGLALKPQGSWHHRVPPFHPGQPVDAAEARTYESASALSLGTFASLLIEFVARLGNLVNAVEELSDKAAFKDPVEEPSVLTREETGVFGRMTKFFRLKR, from the exons aTGGCGACGCAGCCGCTTCTGCCGCCGGAGCAGCGCACGCTGCGCGCGGCGCTGGACCAGCGGGGGCTCGCGGAGCCGCTGCTGTCGTCCTACTGGAGCGACGGCCACTACGACGCGCGGGGCGATGGGCCCCTtcggcgggcggcgggggcggtgtGCGCGGCCGGCAGGGAGCTGTGGACGTTCTCGCGCAATGACCCCAGGAAGCCCGTGTACGCGGCCAAGGTGGCCACGGCGCTCGCGCTCATCACGCTGCTCGTCTTCCTCCGCGAGCCCAGCGACATTGTCAGCCACTCCGTCTGGGCCATCCtcaccgtcgtcgtcgtcttcgAGTTCAGCATCG gTGCAACCTTGAGCAAAGGCCTTAACAGGGGATTGGGGACTCTGACGGCAGGCGGGCTTGCTCTAGCAGTTGCTGAATCGGCTAGGCACATGGGCGACCAGGACATAGTGTttctcatcatcaccaccttcgccGTTG GATTCGCTACAACCTTGATAAAGGTGCACCCCAAGATGAAGCTGTACGAGTACGGGCTCCGCGTCTTCCTGCTCACCTTCTGCTATGTGACGGTGTCCGGGTACAACACGGGGGAGTTCGTCGGCGGCACGGCCCTGAGCAGGTTCTTGCTCATCGTCATCGGCGCCGCCGTCAGCCTGGCGGTGAACATAGGCATATACCCGATCTGGGCGGGAGAGGACCTGCACCACCTGGTGGCCAGGAACTTCGCCAGAGTCGCTGAATCCTTAGAAG GGTGCGTCGATGGATACCTGACATGCATGGAGTACCAAAGGGTTCCTTCCAAGATTCTCACGTACCAAGCTTCCGATGATCCTCTGTACAGTGGGTACAGGGCGGCTGTCGAGGCACAGACACAAGAGGAAGCACTG CTGGGGTTTGCCATATGGGAGCCACCGCACGGACCATACAAGATGATGAAGTACCCCTGGCAGAGCTACACCAAGGTTGGCGGCGCGCTGAGGCACTGCTCCTTCGCCGTCATGGCGCTGCACGGGTGCATACTGTCGGAGatccagtcggcgccggagaacagGCAGGTGTTCAGCGCCGAGCTCCACAGGGTGGGCGATGAGGCGGCCAAGGTGCTGCGGGAGCTCGGGCACCGGGTGAAGACCATGACCAGGCTGAGCTCGCCCAACATCCTCTCCGAGGTCCTCCACGCCGCTGAGGAGTTGCAGAAGAAGATCGACCAGCGGTCCTACCTCCTCGTCAACACGGATCGTTGGGGGGAGAGGGAGGacaccgccgcctccaccaccacctGCAGCCGGCACGAGGCAGGAGCCGGAGCCTCCAGGGAAAATgaggcgccaccgccgccgccggagcaggCCGTCGTCATCAACATCCCTCCAATGCACAAGTCGGAGTCGAACACGACTGTCGCCCGGGCCGCCGGCGTCAACGTCCCTCCACTGCACAAGTCGGAGTCGAACACGACCCTCGCCCGGGCCGCCAGCGTCAGCATCCCTCCACTGCACAAGTCGGAGTCGAGCACGACCCTCGCCCGGACCGCCAGCGTCAGCGTCCCTCCACTGCATAAGTCGGAGTCGAACACGACCCTCGCCCGGGCCGCCGGC TCGAACACGACCCTCGCCCGGACCACCAGCGTCAGCATCCCTCCACTGCACAAGTCGGAGTCCACCACGACCGTCGCCCGGGCCGCGGCCCTCGGCAACGTGCACAAGTCGGAGTCGAGCACGTCGCTCGCCCGGTTCGACTCGGCGGCGTCGTGGGCGGCCATGTCGCTGGCGGACGGCCTGGCGCTCAAGCCCCAGGGGTCCTGGCACCACCGGGTGCCGCCGTTCCACCCGGGCCAGCCGGTCGACGCCGCGGAGGCGAGGACGTACGAGAGCGCGAGCGCGCTGTCTCTGGGCACCTTCGCGTCGCTCCTCATCGAGTTCGTGGCGCGGCTCGGGAACCTCGTCAACGCCGTCGAGGAGCTCAGCGACAAGGCCGCCTTCAAGGATCCCGTGGAGGAGCCATCCGTGTTAACAAGGGAGGAGACTGGTGTTTTTGGCAGAATGACAAAGTTTTTCAGGCTGAAGAGATGA